From one Pagrus major chromosome 21, Pma_NU_1.0 genomic stretch:
- the LOC141016189 gene encoding uncharacterized protein: protein MDTDTASPDATEDVRIKMEPDGDVEIQSYPVLMRLSVKLTDCRAWLQGRDFLSLDDHPQLCKQRSRQYNATNTGRKMIYCCHCNKGFYKQSHLEAHWRTHRGQKANECWQCGKTYPTLMSLVLHQQIHDRKEPYQCSYCDKTFALKRDWKTHHRTHSGTKPFKCWFCGDGFSQQDELNDHLKVHKGEKCYHCKVCNKMFVSYQGFNFHRKSHKNPKLLPCLKCNKTFSNPQSLKLHQVTHSSRKPHKCPTCGKGFKLLSGLRCHQRTHEDLKDYHCTECGKCFSSLQGLKLHNRTHTGLKPYKCTECGKRFTQSPHLKSHMVTHTGERPFLCTTCGKRFTQSSHLRSHITLFHVGEKPFTCDDCGKSFTIAHYLKMHRLSHTKEKLYQCSYCEKSFSYHNSWRAHERIHTGERPFGCRDCGMSFITSGSLLSHQRSKHTGEKSHYCITCGEFFFTSSLLRVHQLDHTGERPHACSCGKTFKTKGVLRYHLKRFTDHQPTK from the exons ATGGACACCGACACGGCCTCaccg GATGCAACTGAAGACGTTCGGATCAAAATGGAGCCCGACGGCGACGTGGAGATCCAGTCCTATCCTGTCCTCATGAGGCTGTCCGTcaaactgactgactgcaggGCATGGCTGCAGGGGCGGGACTTCCTGTCTCTGG ATGACCATCCTCAGCTCTGTAAGCAGCGATCCAGGCAGTACAACGCCACTAACACGGGCAGGAAGATGATCTACTGCTGTCATTGCAACAAAGGTTTCTACAAGCAGTCCCACCTGGAGGCTCACTGGAGGACACACCGAGGACAGAAAGCCAACGAGTGCTGGCAGTGCGGGAAGACGTACCCGACCCTGATGAGTCTCGTTCTCCACCAGCAGATCCACGACCGTAAGGAGCCCTACCAGTGCTCGTACTGTGACAAAACTTTCGCCCTGAAGAGGGACTGGAAGACCCACCACCGGACTCACTCGGGAACCAAACCCTTCAAGTGCTGGTTCTGTGGGGACGGCTTCAGCCAGCAGGACGAGCTTAATGATCATCTGAAGGTGCACAAAGGGGAGAAGTGTTACCACTGCAAAGTCTGCAACAAGATGTTCGTCTCCTACCAGGGCTTCAACTTCCACCGCAAGTCGCACAAGAACCCGAAGCTGCTGCCCTGCCTCAAGTGCAACAAGACCTTCAGCAACCCTCAGAGTCTGAAGCTCCACCAGGTGACTCACTCCAGCAGGAAGCCTCATAAGTGCCCCACCTGTGGCAAAGGCTTCAAGCTGCTGAGCGGCCTGCGCTGCCACCAGAGGACCCACGAGGACCTGAAGGACTACCACTGCACCGAGTGCGGCAAGTGTTTCTCCAGCCTGCAGGGCCTGAAGCTGCACAACCGCACGCACACCGGACTCAAGCCCTACAAGTGCACCGAGTGCGGGAAAAGGTTCACGCAGTCGCCCCACCTCAAGTCTCACATGGTCACCCACACTGGAGAGCGGCCGTTCCTCTGCACCACCTGTGGGAAGAGATTCACCCAGTCGTCCCACCTCCGGTCTCACATCACGCTGTTCCACGTGGGCGAGAAGCCGTTCACCTGCGACGACTGTGGGAAGAGCTTCACCATCGCTCACTACCTGAAGATGCACCGGCTGAGCCACACCAAGGAGAAGCTGTACCAGTGCTCGTACTGCGAGAAGTCCTTCTCCTACCACAACTCCTGGCGAGCCCACGAGAGGATCCACACTGGTGAGCGCCCGTTCGGCTGCCGGGACTGCGGCATGAGCTTCATCACGTCAGGCTCGCTGCTGAGCCACCAGAGGTCCAAACACACCGGAGAGAAGAGCCACTACTGCATCACCTGCGGAGAGTTCTTCTTCACCAGCTCGCTGCTGCGCGTCCACCAGCTCGACCACACTGGCGAGCGGCCGCACGCCTGCAGCTGCGGCAAGACATTCAAAACCAAAGGCGTGCTGCGCTACCACCTGAAGAGGTTCACTGACCACCAGCCAACCAAGTGA